A window from Gossypium raimondii isolate GPD5lz chromosome 7, ASM2569854v1, whole genome shotgun sequence encodes these proteins:
- the LOC105782742 gene encoding serine/threonine protein phosphatase 2A 57 kDa regulatory subunit B' kappa isoform, giving the protein MLRQFLSKLPRKSGKSDSPELTRSTSCTTAGSTPQPHRSNSLNLGSGRPCAPKRTSSAVFPASVVAGIEPLLPFKDVPNSEKMNLFVSKVSLCCVTFDFTDPTKNLIEKDVKRQTLLELLDFVSGSVRFSEPAILAMCRMCAVNLFRVFPPNYRSAVSNGGENDDDEPMFDPAWPHLQIVYDLLVKFITSSCLDAKVAKKYIDHSFILRLLDLFDSEDPRERDCLKTILHRVYGKFMVHRPFIRKAISNIFYRFVFEIERHNGIAELLEIFGSIISGFALPLKEEHKIFLWRVLIPLHKPKSLGVYFQQLSYCVSQFIEKEPKLCSTVIRGLLKYWPITNSQKELMFLAELEEILEAINMVEFQKVMVPLFWRIGCCINSFHFQVAERALFFWNNDQIVNLIAHNRHVILPIILPALEKNAQNHWNHAVLNLTINVRKMFMEMDDQLFISCHIHFKEEEAKVSILSEKRKEAWKQLENAASLKPIAGNTAVLVTPLATPIAY; this is encoded by the exons ATGTTAAGGCAATTCCTCAGTAAACTCCCACGAAAATCCGGGAAATCGGACTCGCCCGAGCTTACAAGGTCAACCTCATGCACGACAGCGGGGTCCACCCCGCAACCTCACCGATCCAACAGTTTGAATTTGGGTTCTGGCCGTCCCTGCGCTCCAAAACGAACATCTTCCGCTGTTTTTCCGGCAAGTGTTGTGGCGGGAATCGAGCCATTGTTGCCATTCAAAGATGTACCAAATTCGGAAAAGATGAATCTTTTTGTGAGTAAAGTTAGCCTTTGTTGTGTAACTTTTGATTTCACTGacccaactaaaaatttaattgaaaaagatgttAAAAGACAAACCTTGCTAGAGCTGTTGGATTTTGTGTCAGGGTCCGTTAGATTTAGCGAACCTGCAATTTTAGCCATGTGTAGGATGTGTGCTGTGAATTTGTTTAGAGTTTTCCCACCCAATTATCGGTCTGCTGTAAGTAATGGAGGTGAAAATGATGACGATGAGCCGATGTTTGATCCGGCTTGGCCACATTTGCAAATTGTGTATGATTTGCTAGTTAAGTTTATCACTTCTTCTTGTCTCGATGCAAAAGTAGCTAAAAAGTATATAGATCATTCCTTTATTTTGAGATTGCTTGACTTGTTTGATTCGGAGGATCCAAGGGAAAGGGATTGTTTGAAGACGATACTGCATAGGGTTTATGGGAAGTTCATGGTTCATAGACCTTTTATTCGGAAGGCTATAAGCAATATATTTTATCGGTTTGTTTTTGAGATTGAGAGGCATAACGGCATTGCTGAGTTATTGGAGATTTTCGGCAGTATAATCAGTGGATTTGCTTTGCCTTTGAAGGAGGAGCACAAGATCTTCTTGTGGAGGGTTTTGATTCCTCTTCACAAGCCAAAATCTTTGGGtgtttattttcaacaattgtCTTATTGCGTTTCTCAGTTCATTGAGAAGGAGCCGAAGTTGTGTAGTACAGTGATACGGGGGTTGTTGAAGTACTGGCCCATAACAAACAGCCAAAAGGAGTTGATGTTTCTTGCTGAGTTGGAAGAGATTTTGGAAGCCATTAACATGGTGGAATTCCAAAAGGTTATGGTCCCATTATTCTGGCGGATTGGCTGTTGCATTAACAGTTTCCATTTCCAG GTTGCTGAAAGGGCACTTTTCTTTTGGAATAACGATCAAATTGTAAACCTAATTGCACATAACCGGCATGTGATTTTGCCCATCATACTTCCAGCCTTGGAAAAGAATGCCCAGAACCATTGGAATCATGCGGTGCTCAACTTGACAATAAATGTCCGAAAGATGTTCATGGAGATGGATGATCAACTATTCATATCTTGCCATATTCACTTTAAGGAGGAAGAGGCCAAGGTAAGCATATTATCTGAGAAACGGAAGGAAGCATGGAAGCAACTAGAAAATGCAGCCAGTCTCAAGCCAATAGCCGGAAATACCGCTGTACTGGTAACTCCTTTGGCAACCCCAATTGCCTATTAA